TGATCGCTTCCATCACCAGGCGAATGCCGGCGCCGGCCAGCTTGTCTGCGGCGTAGCGCAGGTTGTCGATGAAGGTCTTCTCCACCGTGGCGCAGTCCACACCCTGCGGGCGGATGCCGGCCAGGCAGTTGATCTGCTTGTTGCCCAGCACCTTGGCGTAGGCGATGGCCTTGTCGACGCCGGCGCGGAACTCCTCGACGCGGTCCGGGTGGCAGGCGATGCCGCGCTCGCCCTTGCCCCAGTCACCGGCCGGCAGGTTGAACAGCACCTGCTCGAGCTGATTGGCGTCCAGGCGGGCCTTGATCTCCTCAACCGGGAAGTCATAGGGGAAGAGGTATTCCACACCGCTGAAGCCGGCTTCGGCGGCGGCGGCAAAACGGTCCAGGAAGTCCACTTCGGTGAACAGCATGGACAGGTTGGCAGCAAAACGGGGCATGGTGTCGCTCCTATGTTCGTAGCCCGGATGCAATCCGGGGTGTTGCGCTATTCCCGGATTGCATCCGGGCTACGTCGTCGGGGTAGGTGCGCCGTGTGCACAGCGCACCCTACGGATCAGTCGAGCAGCGAGATGGCAGTCGGGGCGTCAACGCCGCGCTCGGCCAGTTCCTCGAATTCGTTGATGGCGTTGATCTCGGTGCCCATGGAGATGTTGGTGACACGCTCCAGGATGATCTCCACCACAACCGGCACGCGGTGCTCGGCCATCAGGCGCTTGGCTTCGGCGAAGGCGTTCTGCAGTTCGTTCGGGTCGAACACGCGGATTGCCTTGCAGCCCAGGCCCTCGACCACGGCCATGTGGTCGACGCCATAACCATTGAGTTCCGGCGCATTGATGTTCTCGAATGCCAGCTGCACGCAGTAATCGATGTCGAAGCCACG
The sequence above is drawn from the Pseudomonas sp. Z8(2022) genome and encodes:
- the hyi gene encoding hydroxypyruvate isomerase, coding for MPRFAANLSMLFTEVDFLDRFAAAAEAGFSGVEYLFPYDFPVEEIKARLDANQLEQVLFNLPAGDWGKGERGIACHPDRVEEFRAGVDKAIAYAKVLGNKQINCLAGIRPQGVDCATVEKTFIDNLRYAADKLAGAGIRLVMEAINTRDIPGFYLNNTRQALDIRDKVGSTNLYLQYDIYHMQIMEGDLARTMENNVAAINHVQLADNPGRNEPGTGEINYRFLFAHLDRIGYQGWVGCEYKPATTTAAGLGWMKAHNAI